One stretch of Bombina bombina isolate aBomBom1 chromosome 7, aBomBom1.pri, whole genome shotgun sequence DNA includes these proteins:
- the LOC128636507 gene encoding olfactory receptor 5V1-like gives MAQTNHSMVSFFIITGISDVPKLQVPIFLLVLLIYFFTLGGNLTILLLVCLDRQLHTPMYFFLGNLSLLDMSCTTISLHKLLLSFISGDNTISHLACITQVYEFTSLTTDELLLLTAMSYDRYVAICNPLQYPMVMRNRVCLILAFACWVLGFVELSPYLVLLLDISCYSSNIINHFFCDIVPVMTLSCSDISVLKIVIFTEGILVLSLTPFMLTFISYVFIIATILRIRSSIGRRKAFYTCSSHLTIVVLLYISLYCQYLRPISKDMLASSKLFSLINTAAVPILNPLIYSLKNKDVKSALKRLINSNSIN, from the coding sequence ATGGCGCAGACAAATCATTCCATGGTATCATTCTTCATCATCACAGGGATCTCAGATGTACCTAAACTGCAGGTTCCAATCTTTCTCCTTGTCCTTCTCATTTATTTCTTCACTCTTGGTGGAAATTTGACCATTCTTTTGCTTGTTTGCTTGGATCGTCAGCTACACACTCCTATGTATTTCTTCTTGGGCAACCTGTCCCTTCTAGATATGTCCTGCACCACCATAAGTCTACATAAGTTACTTCTAAGCTTCATATCTGGAGATAATACTATATCACACCTTGCCTGTATAACACAGGTGTATGAGTTTACATCATTGACAACTGATGAGCTATTGTTATTAACAGCCATGAGTTATGATCGGTATGTGGCTATCTGTAACCCATTACAATATCCAATGGTAATGAGAAATAGAGTTTGTCTTATATTAGCTTTTGCTTGTTGGGTTTTGGGTTTTGTAGAGCTTTCACCTTACCTTGTCTTACTCTTAGACATTTCTTGTTATTCCTCAAATATAATTAATCACTTCTTCTGTGACATTGTTCCAGTAATGACACTCTCATGCAGTGACATCTCAGTTTTGAAAATAGTCATATTTACTGAGGGTATATTAGTTCTGAGTCTCACACCATTTATGCTCACCTTTATCTCTTATGTATTCATTATTGCCACCATATTGAGGATCCGCTCTAGTATTGGAAGACGTAAAGCCTTTTATACATGTTCCTCACATCTTACCATTGTTGTTCTTCTCTATATATCACTCTACTGCCAATACTTACGACCAATATCAAAAGATATGTTAGCATCAAGTAAGCTTTTCTCACTAATTAACACAGCTGCCGTACCTATTTTAAATCCGCTGATATAcagcttaaaaaataaagatgtgaaGTCAGCTCTGAAACGTCTAATAAATAGTAATTCTATTAATTGA